A region of Salinibacter sp. 10B DNA encodes the following proteins:
- a CDS encoding NAD(P)/FAD-dependent oxidoreductase has translation MDTPDVLVIGAGLAGLACARHLHRRGRSVQVLEASDRVGGRVRTERVDGFRLDRGFQVMLTAYPEAQLALDYDALDFHAFYDGALVRYNGRFHRIADPFRHPFDVPQTLFSPIGTAADKIRVARIRRRLMHLTVPEIMEREEQTAQKALEERWGFSSSMIDRFFRPFFGGIFFDRTLGASSRMFEFLFKMFAEGRTVLPAGGMEQIPKQMRAPLPDEAVQLHTQVEAIDDQTVILANGKTMEASSIVVATEAPEADRLVGGIETRTGRSTVCLYYAAPTSPLDDPILVLNGDGVGPLNNVAVPSDVAPGYAPNGRTLISAVVVDPASESDDKLEREVRAQLIDWFGLDAGGWTHLDTMRIPYALPDQSPPFLSTPQPELRHRPGLYVCGDHRRTGSINGAIAAGRDAGRAVIADQS, from the coding sequence ATGGACACCCCCGACGTGCTCGTCATTGGGGCCGGCCTCGCCGGGCTGGCCTGCGCCCGCCATCTGCATCGACGCGGCCGGTCGGTCCAGGTGTTAGAAGCATCCGATCGCGTTGGGGGACGCGTCCGCACCGAGCGAGTCGACGGGTTTCGGTTAGATCGGGGCTTTCAGGTGATGCTGACGGCCTACCCGGAGGCTCAGTTGGCCCTCGACTACGATGCGCTCGATTTCCATGCCTTCTACGATGGCGCATTAGTGCGGTACAATGGCCGCTTCCACCGCATCGCCGATCCGTTCCGGCATCCCTTCGACGTGCCGCAAACCCTCTTCAGTCCCATCGGCACGGCAGCCGACAAGATTCGCGTGGCACGCATTCGCCGCCGCCTCATGCATCTTACGGTACCGGAAATCATGGAACGGGAGGAGCAAACCGCCCAAAAGGCACTGGAAGAGCGCTGGGGGTTTTCGTCGAGCATGATCGACCGGTTTTTCCGTCCGTTTTTCGGGGGCATCTTTTTTGACCGGACCCTGGGGGCGTCGAGTCGTATGTTCGAGTTCCTGTTCAAGATGTTTGCGGAGGGGCGGACGGTGCTCCCGGCGGGCGGGATGGAACAGATTCCCAAGCAGATGCGCGCGCCTCTGCCCGACGAGGCCGTTCAGCTCCACACGCAGGTCGAGGCGATTGACGACCAAACGGTCATCCTCGCGAACGGCAAGACGATGGAGGCCTCCTCCATCGTGGTCGCAACAGAGGCCCCGGAGGCCGATCGGCTCGTGGGCGGGATCGAGACGAGAACGGGCCGCTCAACGGTGTGCCTTTACTATGCAGCCCCAACCTCCCCTCTCGACGACCCAATTCTCGTCCTCAACGGCGACGGCGTTGGTCCCCTTAACAACGTTGCCGTTCCGTCGGACGTGGCTCCCGGCTACGCCCCGAACGGGAGGACCCTCATCTCGGCTGTGGTGGTGGACCCTGCTTCGGAATCCGACGACAAACTGGAACGGGAGGTCCGGGCGCAGTTGATCGACTGGTTCGGGCTCGACGCCGGCGGATGGACACACCTCGATACCATGCGCATTCCGTACGCCCTGCCCGATCAGTCCCCGCCCTTCCTCTCCACTCCCCAGCCCGAGCTGCGCCACCGTCCCGGCCTCTACGTCTGCGGCGACCACCGGCGCACCGGCTCCATCAACGGCGCCATTGCAGCGGGACGCGATGCCGGCCGGGCCGTGATTGCCGACCAATCGTGA